In Zingiber officinale cultivar Zhangliang chromosome 8B, Zo_v1.1, whole genome shotgun sequence, a single genomic region encodes these proteins:
- the LOC122016321 gene encoding FRIGIDA-like protein 4b produces MAAEALASDRIKRHIDDLETQHSLLASCILLWKSLSNRLDALHQTITGRSEALDADLQSLDPSTQQAVDSISQRDFSLCDREFAASAAIRELRDAILAEIEHPAARRPPDADTDLRGLLRWYARRMDSAGLWRFVASRRRTLGMLRKGVADAVDDSIDPPRLVIDAVEDFLVHPIEDGADRNWVLGMLLRSLLGSEGTKAPDVAESIRERAVVVAELWKKKFGRKSEGGEGGETMGGSEAQTFLQIVAAFDLRPRFEEEFLMMLLMEHASRKEMAKLASAIGFREQLAVVIDKLINTNKEIEAIYFVHYSGLSNHFPPESLLKEYHQASRRKASSISKDGNNSPAALRESNNLEMTALRSIIKCVESCNLEAKFSTSELKRRLAKLEKAKADRKNPAVSKKFRSKRPVPISGTGTAPTFPAKKARTSNAPFASFSQNSAVASHIPPAHHAYGFPGQGGSDSRASASYATSGPSQIPPTAAQWYYMDDDIVGRVPYGGSAISYGGHDYPSVTLGQPSYPH; encoded by the exons ATGGCGGCTGAAGCCCTCGCGAGCGATCGAATCAAGAGGCACATCGACGACCTGGAAACGCAGCATTCGCTCCTCGCCAGCTGCATCCTTCTCTGGAAGTCCCTCTCGAACCGCTTGGACGCTCTCCACCAAACTATCACCGGCCGTTCAGAAGCCCTCGACGCCGACCTTCAGTCTCTCGACCCGAGCACCCAACAGGCCGTAGATTCCATCTCCCAACGCGATTTTTCTCTCTGCGACCGCGAGTTCGCCGCCTCCGCCGCCATCCGGGAGCTCCGTGATGCCATCCTTGCTGAGATCGAGCATCCCGCCGCCCGCCGCCCTCCCGACGCGGATACCGACCTCCGCGGTCTCCTCCGTTGGTACGCGCGACGCATGGACTCGGCTGGGTTGTGGCGCTTTGTCGCGTCGCGGCGCAGGACCCTCGGCATGCTCCGGAAAGGGGTAGCCGACGCCGTGGATGATTCGATCGATCCCCCACGGCTTGTGATTGACGCAGTTGAGGACTTCCTGGTCCACCCTATCGAGGATGGTGCAGATCGGAACTGGGTTCTTGGGATGCTGCTCCGTTCGCTGCTTGGTTCCGAGGGGACGAAGGCTCCAGATGTAGCCGAAAGTATCAGGGAGAGGGCAGTGGTCGTGGCGGAGTTGTGGAAGAAAAAGTTTGGCCGGAAGAGTGAGGGAGGAGAAGGGGGAGAAACGATGGGTGGTTCGGAGGCACAAACATTTCTTCAGATAGTGGCAGCATTTGATCTTAGGCCACGTTTTGAGGAGGAATTCTTAATGATGCTGCTCATGGAACATGCTTCCAGAAAAGAAATGGCGAAACTTGCTTCTGCAATAGGATTTAGAGAACAATTGGCAG TTGTCATTGACAAGTTGATAAACACCAACAAGGAGATTGAAGCTATTTATTTTGTTCATTATTCTGGTTTAAGCAATCATTTCCCCCCTGAATCCCTTCTGAAAGAGTACCACCAAGCCTCTAGGAGAAAAGCCAGTTCCATATCAAAGGATGGAAACAACTCACCTGCTGCTTTG CGAGAGTCAAACAATCTCGAGATGACTGCCCTCAGATCAATAATCAAGTGTGTGGAGAGTTGCAACCTCGAGGCGAAGTTCAGCACCAGTGAGTTGAAAAGGAGGCTTGCAAAATTGGAGAAAGCCAAGGCAGATAGGAAGAATCCTGCAGTTTCAAAGAAATTTCGGAGCAAGAGACCTGTGCCAATTAGTGGAACAGGAACCGCTCCAACTTTTCCTGCTAAAAAAGCGAGAACTTCAAATGCACCTTTTGCTTCATTTAGTCAGAACTCGGCTGTTGCATCCCATATCCCACCAGCTCATCATGCTTATGGCTTCCCAGGTCAAGGTGGATCTGATAGCCGTGCTTCTGCATCCTATGCTACTTCAGGTCCCAGCCAGATTCCACCCACTGCGGCTCAATGGTATTATATGGATGATGACATTGTTGGACGAGTTCCCTATGGCGGATCTGCCATTAGTTATGGCGGACATGATTACCCATCGGTGACGCTTGGCCAGCCATCATATCCACACTGA
- the LOC122016524 gene encoding probable LRR receptor-like serine/threonine-protein kinase At1g14390 has protein sequence MGFLSTVVPFAVAALFFFLLSLRSSAQPLSRSQSKTLLRLPRLLEYPPVLAGWSNSTAFCYILPTPSLSVSCDAGRVTGLSVVGGASGPLSPAFSSDSLFTTLSRLPDLTYLSLVSLGLCGPLPAKVDRLASLQVLNLSSNYFSGAIPPELSRVFTLQNLILSWNLFNGTVPDLHPLSAILELDLSGNNLGQEFPSLSSSLVTLSLRNNSFADKIPANLASFDQLRRLDLSFNELHGLVPAFLFLLPSMQYLDLSENRLTGEVPANSSCSINLSYVDISNNLIVGRLPSCIQSNSSNRVVLSSGNCLSAVDLGFQHPNTYCNQGALAAVLPSANKISGSKSNLGLIFGIVGGAICGAVLVGLLGFLIFRKMRSAKDEEDTRNIFEKTNVGKSFVHVAPRSPLDARHMSPTVMIGTLGLEPYQIFSIEDLEEATNSFDPSNLIEDGAQGQAYKGWIRDGSSVIIRCLRLNHKLSRQSLLQYMDIVSKLRHRHLVSIIGYCVANDSENTNTIDAIFLVFEHVSNGSLRFYLGESRKTEITMTLSQRVSATIGVARGIQFLHTVTVPGIVGNDLNIENILLDQTFTAKISNYNLPTLANFRSNKLGSRSPLTIFAHKEDLGSIDSVVNGEKEDIYQFGLILLEIVTGKPPGSNAQLDSLRAKLEKSLVDKPASLKGFTDMAIRGSSSVDSLSRVVEVSLNCLSKDPKQRPCIDDVIWNLQYSVQVQDDWDSNESFNVQI, from the exons ATGGGATTTTTAAGTACTGTCGTTCCCTTCGCCGTCGCCGCtctgttcttcttccttctctccctccgCTCGTCGGCGCAGCCGCTCTCCCGCTCCCAATCCAAGACCCTGCTTCGCCTCCCACGCCTACTCGAGTACCCTCCGGTTCTTGCCGGATGGTCTAACTCCACTGCCTTCTGCTACATCCTTCCCACTCCTTCCCTCTCCGTCTCCTGCGACGCCGGCCGCGTCACCGGGCTCTCCGTCGTCGGCGGCGCCTCCGGTCCACTCTCGCCAGCCTTCTCCTCCGACTCGCTCTTCACAACACTCTCCCGGCTCCCCGACCTTACTTACCTCTCCCTCGTCTCCCTCGGCCTCTGCGGGCCCCTCCCCGCCAAGGTGGATCGCCTCGCCTCGCTCCAAGTCCTCAACTTGAGCTCCAATTACTTCTCGGGGGCGATCCCGCCGGAGCTCTCCAGGGTTTTCACCCTCCAAAATCTGATTTTGAGCTGGAATTTGTTCAACGGGACGGTTCCTGACCTCCATCCTCTGTCGGCGATCCTCGAATTAGACTTGTCGGGGAATAACCTAGGGCAAGAATTTCCCTCTCTCAGCAGTAGTCTCGTCACTCTGTCCCTCAGAAACAACTCCTTTGCTGACAAAATCCCAGCCAACCTCGCTTCCTTCGACCAGCTCCGGAGGCTGGATTTGTCTTTCAACGAGCTCCATGGGTTGGTTCCTGCATTCCTGTTCTTACTTCCATCAATGCAGTACCTCGACCTGTCGGAGAACCGACTCACTGGCGAAGTGCCGGCGAACTCTTCATGCAGTATTAACCTTTCCTACGTCGACATCTCCAACAATCTCATCGTCGGGCGCTTGCCTTCGTGCATCCAATCTAATTCCTCGAACCGGGTAGTGCTGAGCTCGGGGAACTGCTTGAGTGCGGTGGATTTGGGTTTCCAACATCCAAATACTTACTGTAATCAAGGTGCTCTGGCCGCGGTCTTGCCTTCAGCAAACAAGATCAGCGGATCAAAGAGCAATCTTGGACTCATATTTGGAATTGTTGGGGGAGCCATTTGTGGTGCTGTGCTTGTTGGACTGCTAGGTTTCTTGATCTTTAGGAAGATGAGAAGTGCAAAGGATGAAGAAGACACTCGCAACATCTTCGAGAAAACCAATGTGGGGAAATCTTTTGTTCATGTGGCTCCAAGAAGCCCTCTTGATGCAA GACATATGTCTCCGACGGTGATGATAGGGACTCTTGGCCTAGAACCGTATCAGATTTTCAGTATTGAGGATCTTGAAGAAGCAACCAATAGTTTCGATCCATCAAACTTGATTGAAGATGGTGCTCAAGGGCAG GCTTATAAAGGATGGATTCGCGACGGTTCATCAGTGATCATCAGATGTTTGAGATTGAACCACAAATTGTCACGTCAAAGCCTTCTTCAGTACATGGATATCGTTTCAAAGCTCAGGCATCGTCATTTGGTCAGCATTATCGGATACTGCGTTGCAAATGACAGCGAGAACACCAACACCATTGATGCTATTTTTCTTGTTTTTGAGCACGTTTCTAATGGAAGTCTGCGGTTTTATCTTGGCG AATCGAGAAAGACAGAGATTACGATGACATTGTCACAAAGGGTGTCGGCGACTATTGGAGTTGCAAGGGGAATCCAATTCTTACATACGGTCACGGTTCCTGGTATAGTTGGAAATGATCTTAACATAGAGAATATATTGTTGGATCAAACTTTCACTGCGAAGATAAGCAATTACAACCTTCCAACACTTGCCAATTTCAGAAGCAACAAG TTAGGTTCTCGAAGCCCTTTAACTATTTTTGCACACAAGGAAGATCTAGGAAG CATTGACAGTGTTGTGAACGGTGAAAAAGAAGATATTTATCAATTCGGTCTCATTCTTCTAGAGATTGTCACAGGGAAACCTCCAGGGTCCAATGCTCAGCTTGATTCTCTCAGGGCTAAG CTAGAGAAGAGTTTGGTAGATAAGCCAGCAAGCTTGAAGGGATTCACTGACATGGCGATTCGTGGAAGTTCTTCGGTCGACTCCTTGAGCAGAGTAGTTGAAGTATCTCTCAACTGTCTATCAAAAGATCCCAAGCAGCGCCCTTGCATTGACGATGTTATCTGGAATCTGCAATACTCTGTGCAAGTTCAGGATGATTGGGATAGTAATGAAAGCTTTAACGTCCAGATCTAG
- the LOC122016526 gene encoding cis-prenyltransferase 4, chloroplastic-like — translation MLSYSSLQLTSPFNHHQTLLSSAPRRGITWNDSSASVLPCRPRASPSLISSLPPVARSLPENSPAATLVDEAEQGAALSLPSPLRRELLPSHVAIIMDGNSRWARARGLPSTLGHEAGYRALKKVVEHSHKWGIRGLTVFAFSTENWRRPKVEVDFLMMLFERVLKEDILELTKDGVRICLIGDSTELPKSLQNLSKEIIEATKNNTKLDLSVAISYSGRRDITQACKSIAEKVKHGLVEPEDITESLVAQELETNRILEFPYPDLLIRTSGELRLSNFLLWQSAYSELFFTDTYWPDFKEANYVEALASYQTRQRRFGQRI, via the exons ATGCTCTCTTACTCTTCTCTTCAGCTCACTTCCCCTTTCAACCACCACCAAACACTCCTCTCCAGTGCTCCTCGTAGAGGAATTACATGGAACGACTCATCCGCTTCTGTTCTTCCCTGCCGCCCTCGCGCCTCTCCTTCACTGATCTCCTCTCTTCCCCCCGTCGCTCGGTCGCTCCCGGAAAACTCACCTGCCGCGACGCTTGTGGATGAGGCGGAGCAAGGAGCAGCTTTGTCGCTTCCGTCGCCCCTGCGGCGGGAGTTGCTTCCTAGCCACGTGGCTATCATAATGGACGGGAACTCGAGGTGGGCGAGGGCGAGGGGGTTGCCGTCGACGCTGGGGCACGAGGCCGGCTACCGCGCCCTGAAGAAGGTCGTCGAGCACTCCCACAAGTGGGGGATTCGGGGGCTCACCGTATTCGCCTTCTCCACCGAGAACTGGCGTCGCCCCAAG GTGGAGGTTGATTTCCTGATGATGCTGTTCGAGAGAGTGCTGAAGGAGGACATTCTTGAACTCACGAA GGACGGAGTTCGGATATGCTTAATTGGCGACTCCACAGAACTCCCAAAATCTCTACAGAATCTAAGCAAAGAAATAATAGAGGCGACTAAGAACAACACAAAGCTTGATTTAAGTGTGGCAATCAGTTACAGTGGGCGAAGGGACATAACACAAGCCTGCAAAAGCATCGCAGAGAAGGTAAAACATGGTTTGGTTGAGCCTGAAGACATCACAGAGTCACTTGTCGCACAAGAGCTTGAGACAAACCGCATTCTTGAGTTTCCGTACCCTGACCTACTCATCCGAACAAGTGGCGAGCTCCGGCTGAGCAACTTCTTGTTGTGGCAATCTGCATACAGTGAGCTATTCTTCACGGATACATATTGGCCAGACTTTAAGGAGGCGAACTATGTTGAAGCCTTAGCCTCTTACCAAACGAGGCAGAGACGATTTGGCCAACGAATATAG